The following proteins are encoded in a genomic region of Necator americanus strain Aroian chromosome II, whole genome shotgun sequence:
- a CDS encoding hypothetical protein (NECATOR_CHRII.G8625.T1), translating into MRFLHIIVILLAVMVETAFSAPKQQSQLIRAKRQWGRPPYGGGFRPPYGGGFWPPYGGGFRPPYGGGFRPPYGGGFRPPYGGGFRPPIDIGQVPMPISG; encoded by the exons ATGCGTTTCTTACACATAATCGTAATTTTACTAGCAGTTATGGTCGAAACAGCGTTTTCAGCACCGAAGCAGCAGTCTCA GTTGATTCGAGCGAAACGTCAGTGGGGTCGACCACCCTACGGCGGCGGATTTCGACCACCCTACGGCGGCGGATTTTGGCCACCTTACGGCGGCGGATTTCGACCACCCTACGGCGGCGGATTTCGACCACCCTACGGCGGCGGATTTCGACCACCCTACGGCGGCGGATTTCGGCCACCCATCGACATTGGACAGGTGCCGATGCCCATCAGTGGTTGA
- a CDS encoding hypothetical protein (NECATOR_CHRII.G8625.T2), with product MVETAFSAPKQQSQLIRAKRQWGRPPYGGGFRPPYGGGFWPPYGGGFRPPYGGGFRPPYGGGFRPPYGGGFRPPIDIGQGANRIRSQFHKIKNSYNLISMLDL from the exons ATGGTCGAAACAGCGTTTTCAGCACCGAAGCAGCAGTCTCA GTTGATTCGAGCGAAACGTCAGTGGGGTCGACCACCCTACGGCGGCGGATTTCGACCACCCTACGGCGGCGGATTTTGGCCACCTTACGGCGGCGGATTTCGACCACCCTACGGCGGCGGATTTCGACCACCCTACGGCGGCGGATTTCGACCACCCTACGGCGGCGGATTTCGGCCACCCATCGACATTGGACAG GGAGCAAATCGTATCAGAAGTCAATTTCACAAGATCAAGAACAGCTATAATCTGATCTCTATGCTAGATTTATAG
- a CDS encoding hypothetical protein (NECATOR_CHRII.G8626.T2), with protein sequence MKNSVGRQPRPGQLEAHACTRHPCSCAASSCTVIELHMRFSHIIVLLLSVMVATALEQQLLLIRPKRQFGWGGGYRPYYGGGFRPPYGGGFRPPYGGGFRPPYGGGFRPPIDIGQVPMPLSG encoded by the exons ATGAAGAACAGTGTCGGAAGGCAGCCGCGACCGGGACAACTGGAGGCGCACGC ttgcacgcgccacccttgttcatgcgccgcatccagtTGCACAGTAATCGAATTGCA TATGCGTTTCTCCCACATAATCGTACTTTTGCTATCAGTTATGGTCGCAACAGCACTGGAACAGCAGCTTCT tttGATTCGACCGAAACGTCAGTTTGGATGGGGTGGTGGTTATCGACCATACTATGGCGGCGGGTTTCGACCACCCTATGGTGGCGGATTTCGACCACCCTATGGCGGTGGATTTCGACCACCCTACGGCGGCGGATTTCGGCCACCCATCGATATTGGACAAGTGCCGATGCCCCTCAGTGGTTGA
- a CDS encoding hypothetical protein (NECATOR_CHRII.G8626.T1) codes for MIPYPRFEQADDFKNLKPPYLVAKGSAGNSRVSCTRHPCSCAASSCTVIELHMRFSHIIVLLLSVMVATALEQQLLLIRPKRQFGWGGGYRPYYGGGFRPPYGGGFRPPYGGGFRPPYGGGFRPPIDIGQVPMPLSG; via the exons ATGATTCCTTATCCACGCTTTGAG CAAGCAGATgatttcaagaatttaaaGCCACCATACCTCGTAGCGAAGGGATCCGCGGGAAATTCGAGAGTAAG ttgcacgcgccacccttgttcatgcgccgcatccagtTGCACAGTAATCGAATTGCA TATGCGTTTCTCCCACATAATCGTACTTTTGCTATCAGTTATGGTCGCAACAGCACTGGAACAGCAGCTTCT tttGATTCGACCGAAACGTCAGTTTGGATGGGGTGGTGGTTATCGACCATACTATGGCGGCGGGTTTCGACCACCCTATGGTGGCGGATTTCGACCACCCTATGGCGGTGGATTTCGACCACCCTACGGCGGCGGATTTCGGCCACCCATCGATATTGGACAAGTGCCGATGCCCCTCAGTGGTTGA
- a CDS encoding hypothetical protein (NECATOR_CHRII.G8627.T1): MRLLHFLLIFAVVVITALAAPKPLQGIRTKRRSFFGFGRRWFGFPPWGFPRWGFRPWGFPPWGFGGPFCCFRRPWFYPYWWG; this comes from the exons ATGCGacttttacattttcttcttatattcGCAGTTGTCGTCATCACTGCACTTGCGGCACCAAAACCACTTCA aggaatACGAACAAAGCGTAGGAGTTTCTTTGGTTTTGGCAGACGCTGGTTTGGATTTCCTCCATGGGGTTTTCCACGGTGGGGATTTCGCCCATGGGGTTTTCCACCGTGGGGATTTGGCGGaccgttttgttgttttcggaGACCATGGTTCTATCCGTATTGGTGGGGTTAA